A part of Toxotes jaculatrix isolate fToxJac2 chromosome 24, fToxJac2.pri, whole genome shotgun sequence genomic DNA contains:
- the ahr1b gene encoding aryl hydrocarbon receptor 1b — MYAGRKRRKPAQKGVKPTAVEGAKSNPSKRHRDRLNSELDRLASLLPFPEDVISSLDKLSILRLSVSFLRTKSFFSVALKNPLSNGLNKSNDNNDDSKSTGSAHGHIPEGELLLQALNGFVLVVTAEGIIFFCSHTIQDYLGFHQTDVMHQSVFELIHTEDQQEFRRNLHWALNPPAGLGPPTDPSTEGESVSTSPCLVSYNPDQLPPENSSFLERGFVCRFRCLLDNSSGFLALNIQGRLKFLHGQSRQHCDSEDRTPPQLALFTIATPLQPPAILEIRTRNMIFRTKHKLDFTPMACDAKGKIVLGYTEAELRVRGSGYQFIHAADMLYCAENHVRMIKTGESGLTVFRLLTKDNRWKWVQANARLVYKNGKPDYIIATQRPLVDEEGGEHLRKRSMHLPFTFATGEALLYQTSYPLHGFPDSFQGKAKGSKSKKGKLDRSSADDLDPKSLLGALMSQDESVYVCQPDKEPKMSHHSSLFSEQQSDTDGFSGLFSGDSWHIVSNRETGTCNGKTSSYDPLLATLDSLSLDGDETCSNSELFSALENLGLNAEDLELLLLDERMIQVDLDPNHIPTLSDLLTNNEILSYIHDSLESGTEGEEQRDRGGFGLSGRPPNPDSAQSVSQQACLTPAVPPALPSGRQPIVQLSQQMQQHISAGELVKAQLGQIQSVSEPGTVDTNTNGHWVVTTENHHHPSNHTRHHPHTVLKASQLNGEHKHLHSSVESSQRWQLQQDQHSLHLQSHQQVRGQSALLPGFQDQFGLTANGSYIPNGHAAFPANMVVSHTGHSTYGATPHAAGTVLNGVTTPDVCPYQRPYQLQGHQRQQQQMVQTQVPLSCLPQCPTQNPALDLEQLLGLSPPQHSLPSLEAYGMFNASAEDTTHSKRESGCVLSAADAAYIRTCLMPSGNGVATDEIPVSCPEGLPALQDPQKSGFFL; from the exons ATGTATGCAGGGCGGAAGAGAAGAAAGCCGGCGCAGAAGGG CGTCAAGCCGACCGCTGTGGAAGGCGCCAAGTCCAACCCGTCCAAACGCCACCGTGACCGTCTCAACTCAGAGCTGGACCGGCTCGCCAGCCTGCTGCCCTTCCCCGAAGACGTCATCTCCAGCCTGGACAAACTGTCCATCCTGAGGCTCAGCGTCAGCTTCCTCCGCACCAAGAGCTTCTTCTCAG TGGCCCTGAAGAACCCGCTGTCCAACGGCCTGAACAAGAGCAACGATAACAATGATGACAGCAAGTCGACAGGATCGGCACACGGCCACATACCTGAGGGggaactgctgctgcag gCCCTGAATGGCTTTGTTCTTGTGGTGACGGCTGAGGGAATCATCTTCTTCTGCTCCCACACCATCCAGGATTACCTCGGCTTCCATCAG ACTGATGTGATGCATCAGAGTGTGTTTGAGTTGATCCACACTGAAGACCAGCAGGAGTTCAGGAGGAACCTGCACTGGGCCCTCAACCCCCCTGCTGGCCTCGGACCCCCCACGGATCCCTCCACAG AAGGCGAGTCGGTGTCGACCTCTCCCTGCCTGGTGAGCTACAACCCCGACCAGCTTCCACCTGAAAACTCCTCCTTCCTGGAGAGAGGCTTCGTCTGCCGCTTCCGCTGTTTACTGGACAACTCCTCCGGCTTCCTG GCGTTGAACATCCAGGGTCGGCTGAAGTTCCTCCACGGTCAGAGCCGTCAGCATTGTGACAGCGAGGACCGCACGCCGCCTCAGCTTGCTCTCTTCACCATCGCCACGCCCCTCCAGCCTCCAGCCATTCTGGAAATCAGAACAAGGAACATGATCTTCAGGACGAAACACAAGCTTGATTTCACACCAATGGCCTGCGACGCAAA GGGGAAAATAGTTCTGGGCTACACGGAGGCAGAGCTGAGAGTTCGAGGTTCAGGTTACCAATTCATCCACGCTGCCGACATGCTGTACTGTGCCGAAAATCACGTACGAA TGATAAAGACAGGAGAGAGCGGCCTCACCGTCTTCAGGCTGCTCACAAAGGACAACCGGTGGAAATGGGTCCAGGCCAACGCCCGGCTCGTCTACAAGAACGGCAAGCCGGACTACATCATTGCCACCCAGAGGCCTTTGGT GGATGAGGAAGGAGGGGAGCACCTGAGGAAGCGATCTATGCACCTTCCTTTTACCTTTGCCACCGGAGAGGCACTGCTCTATCAGACCAGTTATCCACTGCACGGCTTCCCTGATTCCTTCCAGGGCAAAGCCAAAGGCAGCAAGTCCAAAAAGGGCAAGCTGGACAGGAGCTCTGCAGACGACCTGGATCCAAAGTCCCTGCTGGGAGCACTGATGAGCCAGGATGAGTCGGTGTATGTCTGCCAGCCGGACAAAGAGCCTAAGATGTCCCACCACAGCAGCCTtttcagtgagcagcagagcgACACTGATGGTTTTAGTGGCCTGTTCAGTGGCGACAGTTGGCATATTGTATCTAACAGGGAGACAGGGACATGCAACGGTAAAACCTCCAGTTATGACCCGCTGCTGGCCACTCTGGACTCCTTGTCACTAGATGGTGACGAGACATGCTCCAACAGCGAGCTCTTCAGTGCTCTGGAGAATCTGGGCCTGAATGCCGAAGACCTGGAGCTCCTGCTCCTGGATGAGAGAATGATTCAGGTGGACCTGGACCCCAACCACATCCCCACCCTCAGCGACCTCCTCACCAACAACGAAATCCTCTCCTACATCCACGACTCCCTGGAGAGTGGCACTGAGGGAGAGGAACaaagggacagaggaggatTTGGACTTTCAGGCCGTCCACCAAACCCAGACTCAGCCCAAAGTGTCTCCCAGCAGGCATGTTTGACACCTGCTGTCCCCCCGGCTCTTCCCAGCGGCAGACAGCCCATCGTCCAGCTGTCACAACAGATGCAGCAACACATCAGTGCAGGTGAGCTGGTGAAAGCTCAGCTGGGCCAGATCCAGTCTGTCTCCGAGCCTGGAACTGTGGACACCAACACGAACGGTCACTGGGTGGTCACAACAGAGAACCATCATCACCCCAGCAACCACACCCGTCACCACCCGCATACTGTACTCAAAGCCTCGCAGTTGAACGGCGAACATAAACACCTTCATTCAAGTGTGGAATCGAGTCAGCggtggcagctgcagcaggaccaGCACTCGCTCCACCTCCAGTCCCATCAGCAGGTGAGAGGCCAGAGTGCTTTGCTGCCTGGTTTCCAGGATCAGTTTGGACTGACAGCAAACGGATCTTACATCCCAAACGGACACGCAGCCTTTCCAGCAAACATGGTGGTCAGCCACACAGGTCACAGTACCTACGGTGCCACACCACATGCAGCGGGCACAGTACTGAATGGTGTGACCACACCGGATGTTTGTCCCTACCAGAGGCCCTACCAGCTGCAGGGCcaccagaggcagcagcagcagatggtgCAGACTCAGGTGCCTCTGTCTTGTTTGCCCCAGTGTCCCACCCAAAACCCTGCGCTTGATTTGGAGCAGTTACTGGGTCTGTCGCCGCCGCAGCACAGCCTGCCGTCATTAGAAGCCTACGGCATGTTCAACGCCAGTGCAGAGGATACCACTCACAGCAAG CGGGAGAGTGGCTGCGTCCTCAGTGCTGCCGACGCAGCGTACATCAGGACGTGTCTGATGCCCAGTGGAAATGGAGTGGCGACAGACGAGATCCCTGTCTCGTGCCCCGAAGGACTCCCTGCTCTACAGGACCCCCAGAAATCTGGATTTTTCCTCTGA